In Allocoprobacillus halotolerans, a genomic segment contains:
- a CDS encoding diacylglycerol kinase family protein, producing MKKDPFYKSLGYALSGIIQCIHKERNIKIHLVFMILVIICGFLFRLSVIEWFICILLFAFVISLELINTAIEAVVDLCTQEIHPLAKIAKDTAAGAVLVSAIASVIIGLIIFIPKIFS from the coding sequence ATGAAAAAAGATCCATTTTATAAAAGCTTAGGCTATGCCTTATCAGGTATTATACAATGTATTCATAAAGAGCGAAATATCAAAATCCATCTTGTCTTTATGATTCTTGTTATTATATGTGGTTTTCTTTTTCGTTTATCTGTCATAGAATGGTTTATTTGTATTTTATTGTTTGCATTTGTTATTTCTTTGGAACTTATTAATACAGCTATTGAAGCAGTGGTTGATTTATGCACTCAGGAGATTCATCCTCTTGCAAAAATAGCAAAAGACACAGCTGCTGGAGCTGTGCTTGTAAGTGCTATAGCCTCTGTAATTATAGGTTTGATAATATTTATTCCTAAAATTTTTAGTTAA
- a CDS encoding uracil-DNA glycosylase family protein, with protein MDTFKALMKEIKHCRECQSVFEHDVVPIVWGHQNAKIMQISQAPSLKVHQIGRPFSDQSGKKLREWYQIDETTFYNQDNFYITSLAHCYPGKSQYGGDKKPPHICYEKWLFKEMDSVHNQIYIIIGSYAAKVFFPDQTLDDLVFNDQMIHGKRTFVLPHPSPLNRGWIKKHLDFQDRMKEISRVVQTYCDISKIENEEENHDRK; from the coding sequence ATGGATACATTTAAAGCATTGATGAAAGAGATTAAACATTGCCGTGAATGTCAATCTGTTTTTGAACATGATGTTGTTCCTATTGTTTGGGGGCATCAGAATGCTAAAATTATGCAAATCAGTCAAGCGCCTTCTTTAAAAGTTCATCAGATTGGGAGACCTTTTAGTGATCAAAGTGGTAAAAAATTAAGAGAATGGTATCAGATAGATGAAACAACATTTTATAATCAAGATAATTTTTATATAACATCTTTAGCGCATTGTTATCCAGGCAAATCTCAATATGGAGGAGATAAAAAACCACCTCATATTTGTTATGAAAAATGGTTGTTTAAAGAAATGGACTCTGTTCATAATCAAATCTATATTATTATTGGTAGCTATGCGGCGAAAGTGTTTTTCCCTGATCAAACATTAGATGATTTAGTTTTTAATGATCAAATGATTCATGGAAAACGTACATTTGTTTTACCACATCCTTCACCTTTAAATCGTGGTTGGATAAAAAAGCATCTTGATTTTCAGGATAGGATGAAAGAAATCAGTCGTGTTGTTCAAACATACTGTGATATATCAAAAATAGAAAATGAGGAGGAAAATCATGATAGAAAATAA
- a CDS encoding metallophosphoesterase family protein, which yields MKKIVIMSDNHGDQSMIEYVKQQEPRADYYIHCGDSEAYDVRVLEGFICVKGNNDWSLNLPKEAKLNVEGVPILITHGQYFGYFNRELAMNDLLTRNECQVLISGHTHMPMFEKDGSFYYINPGSTTLPRGVVQEVTLFCLLMLEN from the coding sequence ATGAAAAAAATTGTAATTATGTCAGATAATCATGGAGATCAATCTATGATTGAGTATGTAAAACAGCAGGAGCCTAGAGCTGATTATTATATTCATTGTGGGGATAGTGAAGCCTATGATGTAAGAGTATTAGAAGGGTTTATTTGTGTCAAAGGAAATAATGACTGGTCATTAAATTTGCCTAAGGAGGCAAAGTTAAATGTAGAGGGTGTACCTATTTTAATTACTCATGGACAATATTTTGGCTACTTTAATAGAGAATTAGCGATGAATGATTTACTTACAAGAAATGAATGCCAAGTATTAATTTCAGGACATACACATATGCCTATGTTTGAAAAAGATGGATCATTTTATTATATCAATCCAGGCTCTACAACTTTACCACGAGGGGTAGTGCAAGAAGTTACGCTGTTTTGTTTATTGATGCTGGAAAATTAG
- a CDS encoding GerMN domain-containing protein, translating into MNKKIVIIAIFIVCLTFVSLAYLKNDESQDLKETYIQTVIFQDQDHDLVPVSLNVHNQMEMETDIRNKIDLMQSSQLQTYGLYPVIDPQLEIQSIELNDQTLTVSFNDNLYSNQDALNILEALTYVLTDYDEVEQLNLQIDGKEVSHLPNSTIPLNHLTKKLGLNNFEEASTFLHQSIPVMIYQEKTIADYLYYVPTTLRINENDDLNEQVQTILSHINSKIHLLKASLKDQVLTLELDDNVLLDNETIDRTLEELIILSLKSLDGVEDVELLINSENVRSQETSQIHYNYIKM; encoded by the coding sequence ATGAATAAGAAGATTGTAATCATAGCTATATTTATTGTTTGTTTAACTTTTGTTTCATTGGCATATTTGAAAAATGATGAATCTCAGGACTTGAAAGAAACATATATACAAACTGTTATCTTTCAAGATCAGGATCATGATTTAGTGCCAGTGAGTTTGAATGTGCATAATCAAATGGAAATGGAAACTGATATTAGAAATAAAATTGATTTGATGCAGTCTTCTCAATTGCAGACATATGGTTTATACCCAGTGATTGATCCTCAATTAGAAATTCAATCTATTGAACTTAACGATCAAACTTTAACAGTAAGTTTTAATGATAATCTTTATTCTAATCAAGATGCTTTAAATATATTAGAGGCATTGACATATGTTTTGACTGATTATGATGAAGTTGAACAATTAAACTTACAAATTGATGGAAAAGAAGTGAGTCATTTGCCTAATAGTACGATTCCTTTAAACCATCTTACAAAAAAGTTAGGGCTTAATAATTTTGAAGAAGCTTCTACTTTTTTACATCAAAGTATACCTGTCATGATTTATCAGGAAAAAACTATAGCTGATTATCTTTATTATGTTCCAACAACATTAAGGATAAATGAAAATGATGATTTAAATGAACAAGTTCAAACCATTTTAAGTCATATTAATAGTAAAATACATTTATTGAAGGCATCGCTTAAAGACCAAGTTTTAACATTGGAACTAGATGATAATGTCTTATTGGATAATGAAACAATCGATCGTACGTTAGAAGAATTAATCATTTTATCATTAAAGTCATTGGATGGGGTAGAAGATGTAGAATTATTGATTAATAGCGAAAATGTAAGAAGTCAAGAAACATCACAAATTCATTATAATTATATTAAAATGTGA
- the murI gene encoding glutamate racemase: MNNPIGVFDSGVGGLTVLDYMRQQCPQENMIYIGDNAHCPYGDKTKTQLLEYTRKICDYFVSQNVKMIVLACNTTSANVLEELQQSYPDIPIVGVIHSTVHEFLARHHQSVLVIATNATIQSHKYRQMILQYNPDITVHELATPQLVPVIESGEYKAGVHDLIRQYLLDYQKKVDAIILGCTHYPVLLKQIQDVLKDIDYISSSASICHEVASYLKNHQMENTQLTAGNIKIYTTGQPQVFFQSSQGFFDFQNLSVEHLDL; this comes from the coding sequence ATGAATAATCCCATAGGTGTTTTTGATTCCGGAGTAGGAGGATTGACCGTTTTAGACTATATGCGTCAACAATGTCCTCAGGAAAATATGATTTATATTGGTGATAATGCACATTGTCCTTATGGCGATAAAACAAAGACACAGCTTTTAGAGTACACTCGTAAGATTTGTGATTATTTTGTAAGTCAAAATGTAAAGATGATTGTTTTGGCTTGTAATACAACAAGTGCGAATGTTTTAGAAGAATTACAGCAATCTTATCCAGATATACCTATAGTTGGTGTCATCCATTCAACTGTTCATGAGTTTTTGGCTCGTCATCATCAAAGCGTTTTAGTGATTGCAACAAATGCTACGATTCAATCTCATAAATATCGTCAAATGATATTACAATATAATCCTGATATAACTGTGCATGAACTTGCAACACCACAACTCGTTCCAGTGATTGAATCTGGTGAATACAAAGCAGGTGTTCATGATTTAATTCGCCAATATTTATTAGATTATCAAAAGAAAGTTGATGCTATTATTTTAGGGTGTACACATTATCCTGTTTTACTTAAACAAATTCAGGATGTTCTTAAAGATATTGATTATATTTCAAGTAGTGCTTCAATATGTCATGAAGTGGCTTCATATTTAAAAAATCATCAAATGGAGAATACGCAATTAACAGCTGGAAATATTAAAATCTATACGACTGGACAACCTCAAGTTTTCTTTCAATCATCTCAAGGCTTTTTTGATTTTCAAAATTTATCTGTTGAGCATCTTGATTTATAA
- a CDS encoding M15 family metallopeptidase — MQARGYQDLQQISQIMQMLTQAYNQETLMNLLTVSLPADVNIVFNPYELDTLVNAQNYIGQYEPKELLLVQDIPRINYTMYLQKDAYNALLKLYNDLSQEYKGFLLRGAYQAPQTLAEDEVGYNESQLGLTIVVTQTELPYQQFTNTEMSQWLEEHAYEYGFILRYPQRKASITNHAYDAHIYRYVGKSLAKSLHDSELTLEEYQLQNEGE, encoded by the coding sequence TTGCAGGCTAGAGGTTATCAAGATTTACAACAAATCAGTCAGATTATGCAAATGTTGACACAAGCCTATAATCAAGAGACGTTAATGAATTTATTAACTGTTTCATTACCGGCTGATGTAAACATTGTTTTTAATCCTTATGAATTAGATACTTTGGTTAATGCTCAAAACTATATTGGACAATATGAACCTAAAGAATTACTTCTTGTGCAAGATATTCCTAGAATTAATTATACAATGTATTTACAAAAGGATGCTTATAATGCCCTTTTAAAACTATACAATGATTTGAGTCAAGAGTATAAAGGTTTCTTGTTGCGCGGTGCTTATCAGGCACCTCAGACATTGGCTGAAGATGAAGTGGGCTATAATGAAAGTCAGTTAGGTTTAACTATTGTCGTGACACAGACTGAATTGCCTTACCAACAGTTTACGAATACTGAGATGTCTCAATGGCTAGAAGAACATGCTTATGAATATGGTTTTATTTTAAGATATCCACAGCGTAAAGCCTCTATAACAAATCATGCTTATGATGCTCATATCTATAGGTATGTAGGAAAATCTCTAGCAAAATCTTTACATGATTCTGAGTTAACATTAGAAGAATATCAATTACAAAATGAAGGAGAGTAA
- a CDS encoding helix-turn-helix domain-containing protein, translating to MHSLLTKREKEIFTLLIQSYTTKDIAKKLYISEKTVRNHISNVIQKLGVESRIQAVLELMKMKEIDY from the coding sequence ATGCATTCCTTATTAACAAAACGTGAAAAAGAGATTTTTACACTCTTAATACAATCTTATACAACAAAAGATATAGCTAAAAAATTATATATTAGTGAAAAGACTGTACGCAATCATATTTCAAATGTGATTCAAAAGTTGGGAGTGGAATCACGTATTCAAGCAGTTTTGGAATTGATGAAAATGAAAGAAATTGATTATTAG
- a CDS encoding Smr/MutS family protein: MLHQLDHQKDQMLQKAKNEANEIVEKAKVQVQEILDTVKQSTMKQHELLQTKHDLDHLKYIEQEVVHKQEHHLQVGDHVRVIKMNREGDIVEILKNHTIMVSLSGLNVKLHEDEVFYLHPKTKIKKVEKAKIKKSTVSKTGTYELNIIGKRYEEAMAMVDKFLDDALVLGYPHVRIIHGMGTGVLRKGVRKLLEKNKQVVSYRDGGPNEGGLGATLVYFE, translated from the coding sequence ATGTTACATCAATTAGATCATCAAAAAGATCAAATGCTTCAAAAAGCTAAAAATGAAGCAAATGAAATTGTTGAAAAAGCAAAAGTTCAAGTACAAGAAATTTTAGACACAGTCAAACAATCAACAATGAAACAACATGAATTACTTCAAACAAAGCATGATTTAGATCATTTAAAATATATTGAGCAGGAAGTTGTTCATAAACAGGAACATCATTTACAAGTTGGTGATCATGTTCGTGTGATCAAAATGAATAGAGAAGGGGACATTGTTGAAATATTAAAGAATCATACGATTATGGTGTCTTTATCTGGATTGAATGTTAAATTACATGAAGATGAAGTGTTTTATTTACATCCCAAAACGAAGATTAAAAAAGTTGAGAAAGCAAAAATTAAAAAATCAACTGTTTCTAAAACGGGAACATATGAACTTAATATTATTGGGAAAAGATATGAAGAAGCCATGGCAATGGTTGATAAGTTTTTAGATGATGCTTTGGTTTTAGGATATCCCCATGTTCGTATTATTCATGGAATGGGTACAGGAGTACTTCGTAAAGGCGTAAGAAAACTTTTGGAAAAAAACAAACAAGTTGTGTCCTATCGAGATGGTGGACCTAATGAAGGCGGATTAGGTGCAACATTGGTGTATTTTGAATAA
- a CDS encoding endonuclease MutS2 yields MRIQAHLECVVHVQNYFHHSEMTLHYLQELCDGLVPQPYLLEEIIRCIALDGNINDHASPQLAHIRRQIKNLQAQMRTKMDHLVKESHDYLSINQMTTRNNRLVLPVQSHHKNQIQGLIHAQSATGQTIYIEPAEVVGMNNQISLFESQEKEEIERILYQLSQLVKNHYYHFHFNLELLTELDFIFAKAQFGVLYHCVSPVVQKNGSQLVLLEARHPCIDQEKVVANDIILNKHRVLLITGSNTGGKTVTLKTAGLLSFMALCGLPVPAREATIPLFDQIYVDLGDEQSIEQSLSTFSSHMMKIIDILNHASSSSLVILDEIGSGTDPQEGESLAEAILSRFIDLHSFVLTSTHYGRLKTFASEHDQILMASVAFDLEAMQPTYHLKLDSVGQSYAIEIAQLLGLDKNIVQKARQIKDASMSEHEKLMEVLQGKEELLEQQEKDMQKMMEEATHLQKNMKKCYIN; encoded by the coding sequence TTGCGTATTCAAGCTCATCTTGAATGTGTTGTTCATGTTCAAAATTATTTTCATCATAGTGAAATGACTTTACATTATCTTCAAGAACTTTGTGATGGTTTAGTTCCACAACCTTACTTGTTAGAAGAAATCATAAGATGTATTGCTTTAGATGGAAATATCAATGATCATGCGAGTCCACAGTTAGCCCATATTCGTCGTCAAATTAAAAATCTTCAAGCTCAGATGCGAACAAAGATGGATCATCTTGTAAAAGAAAGTCATGATTATTTGTCTATTAATCAAATGACAACACGTAATAATCGTCTTGTTTTGCCAGTGCAATCTCATCATAAAAATCAAATTCAAGGTCTCATTCATGCTCAAAGTGCAACAGGGCAGACGATTTATATTGAACCAGCTGAAGTAGTTGGAATGAATAATCAAATCAGTTTATTTGAATCGCAGGAAAAAGAAGAAATAGAACGTATTTTATATCAGCTTTCACAACTTGTTAAAAATCATTACTATCATTTTCATTTTAATTTAGAATTATTAACGGAATTGGATTTTATTTTTGCAAAAGCGCAGTTTGGTGTTCTATATCATTGTGTTAGTCCAGTTGTTCAAAAAAATGGAAGTCAGCTTGTTCTTTTAGAAGCCAGACATCCTTGTATTGATCAAGAAAAGGTTGTTGCAAATGATATAATTTTAAATAAACATCGTGTTTTATTAATTACGGGAAGTAATACAGGTGGGAAAACTGTGACTTTAAAAACAGCTGGACTGCTTTCTTTTATGGCATTATGTGGTTTGCCAGTACCGGCTCGTGAAGCGACCATTCCTTTGTTTGATCAAATTTATGTAGATTTAGGTGATGAACAATCGATTGAACAATCTCTTTCTACTTTCTCTAGTCATATGATGAAAATTATTGATATCCTTAATCATGCCTCATCTTCAAGTTTAGTTATTTTAGATGAGATTGGTTCAGGAACAGATCCACAAGAAGGAGAAAGTTTAGCAGAGGCGATATTGTCACGATTTATTGATTTACATTCTTTTGTGTTGACTTCAACACATTATGGTCGCTTAAAGACATTTGCTAGTGAGCATGACCAAATTTTAATGGCGTCTGTGGCTTTTGATTTAGAGGCTATGCAACCAACGTATCATTTGAAATTAGATAGTGTTGGACAATCTTATGCGATTGAAATTGCACAACTTTTAGGTTTGGATAAAAACATTGTTCAAAAAGCAAGACAAATCAAAGATGCATCCATGAGTGAACATGAAAAATTAATGGAAGTTCTACAGGGAAAAGAAGAACTTTTAGAACAACAAGAAAAAGATATGCAAAAGATGATGGAAGAGGCAACGCATTTACAAAAAAATATGAAAAAATGTTACATCAATTAG
- a CDS encoding CvpA family protein, with protein MNFLIIDIICVVFLIITAIIGYKKGFVGQLYDIASFLLVLFLVYWLSEPLASLWMVYPYDATDYIASMVGSMINRLLVGLLLFIGLMIIKKIIGLFVKPVLKGFMHSFETTSFVDSILGLIIHVLEGFFTIYLVLVFLFIPFFDQGRQMIEKSYIAHTIVNFIPDVSQSVLDMTSLFKQNQSMEGYSQDMLTRLTLQALQSGLINHEDALKIFEENILNQNDLQSIELSPSQLEQLQALLENSQYSKQQIQDFISQIKE; from the coding sequence TTGAATTTTTTAATTATAGATATCATTTGTGTCGTATTTTTAATAATAACTGCGATAATTGGCTATAAAAAAGGCTTTGTTGGACAGCTTTATGATATTGCAAGTTTTCTATTGGTTTTGTTTTTAGTATATTGGTTAAGTGAACCATTAGCTTCGCTATGGATGGTTTATCCTTATGATGCGACGGATTATATTGCATCAATGGTTGGTTCTATGATTAATCGCTTATTGGTTGGACTTTTATTATTTATTGGACTTATGATTATTAAAAAAATTATTGGCTTATTTGTAAAACCAGTTTTAAAAGGATTCATGCATTCCTTTGAAACGACTTCTTTTGTAGATAGTATACTTGGTTTAATCATACATGTTTTAGAAGGTTTTTTCACAATCTATCTTGTCTTGGTTTTTTTGTTTATTCCTTTCTTTGACCAAGGGAGACAAATGATAGAAAAATCATATATTGCACATACAATCGTGAATTTTATTCCTGATGTAAGTCAATCGGTGCTGGATATGACAAGTCTATTCAAACAGAATCAAAGTATGGAAGGTTATTCTCAAGATATGCTCACAAGATTAACATTACAGGCTTTACAATCGGGGTTGATTAATCATGAAGATGCTTTAAAGATATTTGAGGAAAATATTTTGAATCAAAATGATTTACAATCTATTGAATTAAGTCCTTCTCAATTAGAACAATTGCAAGCATTACTTGAAAATTCACAATATTCTAAACAACAAATTCAAGATTTTATATCTCAGATAAAGGAGTGA
- a CDS encoding DUF3378 domain-containing protein: MEPIILKVEENTLEKMKKYYDSQMVPVDDTDLVFKAHAIGCEIIAKDNQTVEFSGSNAYQEAKHWSKKIAKKLANMTTDIEDVFPYHHIGCAETGSTDYLGPICVVSCYVQEKDIELLKELNIDDITALSNREIIQCAKLIKDKLVYSLLILDNSHYNKMVNDGFNQANIKSKLYNQATVNVMQKVKQNVKVKVINQFVSPKTYFNYLKNEVIVVKDLMFVTEAEKNTWQCWQLKFYHDMPIYNILPI; this comes from the coding sequence GTGGAGCCAATTATACTAAAAGTTGAAGAAAATACATTGGAAAAAATGAAAAAATATTATGATAGTCAAATGGTTCCAGTTGATGACACAGACCTTGTATTTAAAGCCCATGCTATTGGTTGCGAAATTATCGCAAAAGATAATCAAACTGTTGAGTTTTCAGGTTCTAATGCTTATCAAGAGGCCAAACATTGGTCTAAGAAGATTGCCAAGAAATTAGCCAATATGACAACAGACATAGAAGATGTTTTCCCATATCATCATATTGGATGTGCTGAAACCGGCTCAACTGATTATTTAGGTCCAATATGTGTTGTATCTTGCTATGTTCAAGAAAAAGATATAGAACTATTAAAAGAATTGAATATTGATGATATAACAGCTTTAAGTAATCGTGAAATTATTCAATGTGCTAAACTTATAAAAGATAAACTTGTTTATAGTTTATTAATTTTAGATAATTCACATTATAATAAAATGGTTAATGATGGTTTTAATCAGGCTAATATTAAATCTAAACTCTACAATCAGGCAACTGTCAATGTCATGCAAAAAGTGAAACAAAATGTAAAAGTAAAAGTTATTAATCAATTTGTTTCTCCAAAAACATATTTTAATTATCTGAAAAACGAAGTTATTGTTGTCAAAGACTTAATGTTTGTCACTGAGGCTGAAAAAAATACATGGCAGTGTTGGCAGCTGAAATTTTATCACGATATGCCTATTTACAATATTTTGCCAATATGA
- a CDS encoding deoxycytidylate deaminase, with protein sequence MPKVISWDQYFMGIAKLSAYRSKDPNTQVGACIVNEENKIVGVGYNGLPWGCEDTEFPWDSREGDMYDTKYPYVVHAELNAILNSIQNLKGCRIYVSLFPCHECVKAIIQSGIQKIIYEDDKYNDTPSDRAAKRMLDAAGVVYQKMSPFDIDIK encoded by the coding sequence ATGCCAAAAGTAATTAGCTGGGATCAATATTTTATGGGAATTGCCAAGTTATCAGCTTATCGTTCTAAAGATCCTAATACGCAAGTTGGAGCATGTATTGTAAATGAAGAAAATAAAATTGTTGGTGTCGGTTATAATGGATTACCTTGGGGATGTGAAGATACTGAATTTCCCTGGGATAGTCGTGAAGGGGACATGTATGATACAAAATACCCATATGTTGTTCATGCCGAATTGAATGCTATTTTAAACAGTATTCAAAATTTAAAAGGATGTCGTATTTATGTCTCATTATTTCCATGTCATGAATGTGTGAAAGCCATTATTCAAAGTGGTATTCAAAAAATTATATATGAAGATGATAAATATAATGATACACCAAGTGATCGTGCTGCTAAACGTATGCTTGATGCAGCTGGTGTCGTTTATCAAAAAATGTCTCCATTTGATATTGACATCAAATAG
- a CDS encoding RluA family pseudouridine synthase: METVKITVNENEHGQRIDKLLMIYLDNMSRTQIQQLIRQEHVQVNGQKIKSSYKVETEDVCEVFIPEPENTDILPEDIPLDIVYEDGDVIVVNKPSGMIVHPSAGIYSGTLVNALLYHCQDLSGINGVMRPGIVHRIDKETSGLLMVAKNDLAHQSLSEQLQEHTVIRRYLALVHGLIPHEYGRIEAPIGRDPRDRQKMTCTDKNAKEAITNFKVIERFKNMSLVECRLETGRTHQIRVHMQYIGHPVYGDPQYGLRRDDTSHGQYLHAKILGFVHPRTQEEMYFESELPDYFLEKLTQLRQEMEG, encoded by the coding sequence ATGGAAACTGTCAAAATCACAGTAAATGAAAATGAACATGGTCAAAGAATTGATAAGTTATTAATGATTTATTTAGACAATATGTCTAGGACACAAATTCAGCAGTTGATTCGCCAAGAACATGTTCAAGTCAATGGACAAAAGATTAAATCTAGTTATAAAGTTGAAACAGAAGATGTGTGTGAAGTTTTTATACCAGAGCCTGAAAATACTGATATTTTACCTGAAGATATTCCTTTAGATATCGTTTATGAAGATGGCGATGTTATTGTGGTCAATAAGCCAAGTGGGATGATTGTTCATCCTTCAGCAGGTATTTATTCAGGAACATTGGTTAATGCCTTATTATATCATTGTCAAGATTTATCTGGTATCAATGGAGTGATGCGTCCAGGTATCGTTCATCGTATTGATAAGGAAACCAGTGGTTTATTAATGGTTGCTAAAAATGATTTAGCACACCAAAGTTTAAGTGAACAATTGCAGGAACATACAGTTATCAGACGTTATCTGGCTTTAGTACATGGTTTAATTCCTCATGAATATGGACGCATTGAAGCACCCATTGGAAGAGATCCACGTGACCGTCAAAAAATGACATGTACGGATAAAAATGCTAAAGAAGCAATTACAAATTTTAAGGTAATTGAACGTTTTAAGAATATGAGTCTAGTAGAATGTCGTCTAGAAACTGGACGTACACATCAAATTCGTGTGCATATGCAATATATTGGACATCCTGTTTATGGGGATCCACAGTATGGATTAAGACGTGATGATACATCACATGGACAATATCTTCATGCGAAAATCTTAGGATTTGTTCACCCAAGAACACAGGAAGAAATGTATTTTGAAAGTGAATTACCAGATTATTTTTTAGAAAAATTAACACAGTTACGACAAGAAATGGAGGGTTAA
- the lspA gene encoding signal peptidase II, which translates to MKKLKLTYQALILYIITFLVIVIGDQVTKIIVNHTLSLGASYSIIDNFFYFTYVHNTGAAWGMLSGKMSLFFIVALVASVGIVYYFIKCEPYQKLTRFGLILVFGGLIGNLIDRVVFGYVRDFIDFIIFGYNFPVFNVADMAITIGMALIILEISIEEYKAWKLSKSQ; encoded by the coding sequence ATGAAAAAATTAAAATTAACATATCAGGCTTTAATCTTATACATTATCACGTTTCTAGTTATTGTGATAGGTGATCAAGTCACGAAGATTATTGTCAATCATACATTGTCATTAGGAGCTAGTTATTCCATTATTGATAATTTCTTTTATTTTACTTATGTTCATAATACTGGAGCTGCATGGGGCATGTTATCTGGTAAAATGAGTTTGTTTTTTATTGTTGCCTTAGTGGCAAGTGTAGGAATTGTTTATTATTTTATCAAATGTGAACCTTATCAAAAATTAACACGTTTTGGTTTGATTTTGGTTTTTGGTGGACTGATTGGAAACTTAATTGATCGTGTTGTTTTTGGTTATGTAAGAGATTTTATTGATTTTATTATTTTTGGATATAATTTTCCTGTTTTCAATGTTGCAGATATGGCTATTACCATTGGTATGGCTTTGATTATTTTAGAAATAAGTATAGAGGAGTATAAAGCATGGAAACTGTCAAAATCACAGTAA